Genomic DNA from Brassica rapa cultivar Chiifu-401-42 chromosome A04, CAAS_Brap_v3.01, whole genome shotgun sequence:
TATAACTTATAAACTAtgaaattattgtatttgaaatagttatatatatatatttaaatatataattaacgttaaaaatatataccaccaatgatctaaaataaatatctatgtatataaattgaaaaaaatatttgcgcggttgcacgggtcaagatctagttttaGTTACGACAATAAATTACatcaatttaataatataatacttATATATGAGATAATCAATTTAAAACTGTTAGCGGTGATAATGCTCTATAGAAATatgatttcaaaaataaaattttaatatactattttatgtgctttagaaaaatgaaaaaaatagaaaaaaggtTTGAACAGTGAACTTTAATTATATtgtacaaaattataaaagtaaGATTATTCTTAGAGATTCACTAATTAAGATATCTCAAGTTATTTAACGAATGATGACTAAAAGAAAGCATTTTCCGGTTCAGAACTTCATCCGGTTTACTCTACTACAAATATCAAAAACGACTACGCGTGGTTGCACAAAATTAAGAACCGGGACGTGATGTCGTTCTCGCCAACAACTTCAAGCCGTCTTAGGGCCTGGTTCAAACGTAATTGGTTGTAGTCGCAGTTGCgcgtggttgcggtttctagcagttttaaaatatttgtacgATTGATTtacggttagaaattggtgttTTTGTATAATACTTATGACTGATTAAttaccaaatacagcagcggttaaataataaattaacaatatttacattttatataattccaAAATAgcaaaaatcataataaatatataaaaaaaaaatatttagaaagttatagttttaaatatttaaaaatatagaaaattttttttaatttttttataatattaattaaaatataatagatatattttagtattttataattgtaatttaaactttttattgaatatttttatttttgtatttttattgttttaaaaaaaaattatcttcccGCAACCGTAAACGATAGCtgaaaccagcttttgaatttatgagatttagAACAGTTTGAAACGATTAGAAACTGTTTGAGTAATTGTTGCACAACGTCAATAGCCGATACCAACCGCAAAATATGCGTTTGCGCTGGTATCCCTTGGCTTACGAGAAAAGAAAGTACAATACGTGGAAGGATCGAAAAGAAGTGTTTCTCCACCCGGTTCCTTATCTTTATGCTTACGTAATTGCATACGTCACAAACCAGTGACGTCGTTACTGGAGTCTTTCCACTATTTAAACCCCACAAGTGACACTCCTTTCTTCTCCACTAAACTCCATATTTCTCTTCTTCTACTTTTCCATCTGCCTCGCACACATGGCTCCATCTACGAAGACGGTCAGTGGGGTTTCACGATCACCATATCATATACTTTTTCCCGCTTCTCGTACATAACGAGTTTTTTTGGGCGTCTCTTTAGGTTTTGATTCCTATTGCGCATGGTACGGAGCCTCTAGAAGCGGTGGCGATGATCACCACGTTAAGGCGAGGTGGCGCTGACGTGACGGTGGCTTCCGTCGAGACTCAGGTTGGCGTTGATGCTTGTCATGGTATCAAGATGGTCGCTGATACTCTCCTCTCTGATATTACCGATTCTATTTTTGACCTTATTGTGCTCCCCGTAAGTCTCTCTATAGATTATTGCCTCTCATGTTTGCTTGATAATTATTTtgctaaatataaaatatatatgattggTAAAAAGGGAGGGCTTCCCGGCGGAGAGACTCTTAAAAACTGTAAACCATTAGAGAATATGGTAAAGAAACAAGACACAGATGGACGGCTTAACGCAGCTATCTGTTGTGCTCCTGCGTTGGCTCTTGGTACTTGGGGTCTACTACAAGGCAAGAAAGTAAGTATCCAAGAATCTTATTTTCATGAGTTCTTGTCTTATATATGTCTTGATTTACATATGGTGTTTTCTTGTAGGCAACGGGTTACCCGGTTTTTATGGAGAAACTTGCGTCTACTTGTGCCACTGCTGTTGAGTCAAGAGTGCAGATAGATGGAAGAATAGTGACCAGTCGTGGACCGGGAACCACCATAGAATTCTCCATCACCCTTGTAGAGCAGTTGTATGGGAAAGAGAAAGCGGATGAAGTCTCTAGTATCTTGGTAATGATTTGTCTCAACAAAGATCTTAATGAGCAGTATAGTAATTATATATGCTATGGTGTTTGAATTTGTTTATGTCAGATATTCTCTTAGACTTACCTGCTCTCCTTTTGAAATCAGCTGGTTCGTCCTAACCCTGGTGAGGAGTACACTTTTACTGAGCTTAACAAAACAGAGTGGTTATTTGAAGATACGCCACAGGTATGTATATGTTCAGTTGCCTCTCCCCCTTGGTACTTTATTTTTCCCAGACAAGACTCAGTTTTAGATAATGTTTTCCCATTTCAGATTCTTGTGCCCATTGCAGAGGACTCAGAGGAGACTGAAGCTATAGCGCTTGTAGATATCCTGAGGCGGGCAAAAGCAAATGTCGTGATTGCTGCCATTGGTAATAGTTTGGAAGTTGTAGGATCATGCGAAGCTAAGCTAGTAGCAGATGTACTTCTTGATGAGGTTGCAGAGAAGTCATttgatctgattgtgttgcctGTGAGTAGTGCTTAACTATCAAAACATGACAACTTATTAATAAGTCTGAAAGAACATTTTGGAATTATATATTACAATGACAAATAATCAAAACTACAGGGCGGTAATGGTGCTCAAAGATTCGCAAGCTGTGAGAAACTGGTGAATATGTTAAACAAACAGGCAGAAGCAAACAAACCATATGGAGGAATCTGTAAATCGCCTGTTTACGTCTTTGAGCATAATGGTTTACTCAAGGTGCATTAATCAATCAATCAGTACTTGAATTATAGGTTCTTGTTTATTTAGATCTTGAGTCACTATAGATATAAGAGGGACTTTTTTGTATAGGATAAGAAGGCAACTACTCACCCAAGGGTGAGCAACGAGCTTTCAGACCAGAGCCACATCGATCACAGAGTCGTGGTGGACGGAAATGTTATAACGAGCCGAGCTCCAGGGACTGCAATGGAGTTCTCACTTGCGATTGTGGAGAAGTTTTACGGGCGAGAGAAAGCACTTCAGCTTGCAAAGGCAACGCTTGTTTGATAAGGCTCAGCCTTTAAGAAGATATGTATCTCTCTGGTGAGCTGAGTTACTTTGTAATATGAGCTACTGGATGTGAGTGTAATTTATGTCTTATTACCCATAAAGAAACAAGAATCCTTTGCTGGGTTGTGGTAGATGGTCGATATGTGCTTTAAAACATCTGAAAGCTTAAGAGAGTTCCGCTGGTGGAAGGGACTTTTTCTGCAAAACATCAGTGTTAATATTTGGTTAACTTTTTTCAAGTAATTTTTATAGATGATAATCTGTACGCATAAGTGGAGTGAGTTTTtatactaatatttatttttaaaatggttttaatattttgtaacacTACAATATTTATCGATTGAAACATAAAGAATAGAAATGTTGGTCTCTCAAATATATCATCATTATTGGAGAGTTAACATATTGcaattcattttaattatttttaagacttcatttgcacaaaaataaattaagttttttggcttacacaaatcaccaaaaattaGATAGGCAACATCGATTGTATAATGACGAAAGGGGATTCGGTTTTTTGCTCTCGGTTTATATACTATTAACTCTgcataagtgatttcattttccacctctataaattaagtttttcggcttacacaaatcaccaaaaattaAATAGGCAACATCGATTGTATAATGACGAAAGGGGATTAGGTTTTTTGCTCTCGGTTTATATACTATTAACTCTgcataagtgatttcattttctacctctataaaattgtgTCTTTGTTCTCGCTTCTGTTTCACtgatatgagtttttttttaaatttcttctATAACTTTTATGAATTATATAAGtatcaatttaaaaagatagacatgtgtaaaaattagtttcactccaaatacatatctaagaaatcaatttttttttaaagaaaatcacTGGCAAACTCTATTCACAGGTTAgtattcaaatataatatatacaaacgATCAAATTTCTCATTATTCAAATAAACTCAAAAGGAGATGATTGAaatcttgtcatgatatttcattaaaagacttttaggaataaaaatcaagactaaaattatttaatctgaatgaaataatatgtatattaaatCACTTCGAATTAAAGAAGTGTATTTTAAGATTGTCaggatcaaataacatatttgaaactacttattaaaataataatttataaaaaaaattatttatattagagtaagcacataaataaaaatcaataccttttgtttatttataatcatgtttttggtaaataaatcaaaataatcattttatttactttatatggtatataattaaatttagtgatattgacgtagatatatatagtatattttaatataaatatttattgttgacattttttgctcatattattttattaaaatttgtatatttgctgtaacaaaaatttaaaccgttAATTACAAAATCTTTAACGTAagatttttcaatacaaatttcaaaattaaaatattaagatctcaataatttttcactGCAAATTTTGATATTagcatatttttatatttttatatagtatataatttaatttaaatgatattaatatatatatatatacagtggCGGAGCTAGCCAAAGTATTTACCGGGGTCATTGTTAGAAtcaacatatatattacatggGTCAATAAGcctattttacaatattttctcAGTTTTCTCAGTAAAAGCACaagtaaattttgtttttctttgattTCACATGGGTCATATGACCCACCTCACAATGAACTGCCTCCGccactgtatatatatatatatatatatatatatatatatatatatatatatatatatgaatatctattaatgagactttatattcatacgatttatgatcatttatatcttgcttgaataaaaaaagttaaaccattgatcacattTTTAATGTGGGACTttaacatttttagtaatttatagtcgttttaaaaaattcaaaatataacatataagaaaaatataattttttattacatcattaatgtgattttttaaatttcttttaataatataaaattttaaaaatggagaagatacaattttttttttatcaaatatgtattattcataattattaattgttatatatatgttaatcatattaggtaattccgtagcttttatttaaagaaataactgagaatatttttttgtacactactaatcaatttgatagttagtgtaataaaaagtataatatatatttatatggactaacttatttttctaaggattctaagacttatcctagtgatgacacgtggctacggATACATGTTATAATACTCcaggattaatatataggggattttttttttgtcatcaaacttATACTgactcatactgactctgtatttttttgtcatcaacttataGAGACTCATACTGACTCTATAAACCAAACTGGGTGATTtacatccatgtgaacgacaaaagacGGTTGCTTCTTACCACTACGTGCTAGTCTATATGCCTTTGCATTTTGCGTCCTTGGTACATAAATAATCTCTGATCGGGTGAAACTCTCTTTGAGGATCATGAcatcttccaaataatttgcaaaagctggtcattcttctggttctgaaaccatcttcaccaattgagaacaaaccgttgcaaacgtaaccttaAATTGAtgtaaattcctcatacattccattgcccaaagtaACGCTTCCATCTCCGTATGAAGGGGAGAAAGACTAGCCCTAACATTCCTCGCCCCCAACAATCCATCAAATCCTTCTAAGGTGCTGAACCAACCTTTTCCTGAAAAGGAATCACCCTCTTTCCATGAGCCATCAGAAAAACACCCTAAGGGGTGAACCTAAGTTTTGTTAGTAAAATAATCatatcaatataaaataaagaaattgaaTCCACACAGCAAAAATCACATTAAGGTTTAAAggatttttaacgttaaaactctTCAAGTACGTTTATTTTGGGTAAAATAcctcaaactaagtatttaatgaaacaacttctaaactaattttattcaATGAATTAAATCTTATGTTTACAGTGCCGGTCATAATTACCAATAATACCGATAAATCTTTAGTTTAAGGGTTTTTACATGAAATAAACATAGTTGAGAGGTTTTTCTATTAAAGATCTAAAAAGTTCAAaaagtcaaaaatataaaaatataataacattaactaaaaattagaaacttaaaaattttcaaaattagcattttaaaaaataattaatgcaAATGGATGagtttgatttgttttaaaatcaaCATTATCAATGTAtaaattgaaaatgtaaaacatcataaaatataataaatatgatctAAAGATTTACTGGTAGTAATAGTTCTTTTGACCGGCACTAAAGATAAACTAATTATCTAAACAATTAGTAACTAACATTTTCAAAACTagcaattataattttaatgtgaATCGAGTAAGGTTTAGTCAGACTAGCTAGGCTATATTGACATTAAAATATTAGTTACATGTTTTAGCTCCCACatataatatgaattttaaaataaatatatctcaTCTATGcaacataatttatttgaagtgccaatttttaaaatgtttgttacaaatttttaaataattagtttATCATTACTGTCGGTCAAAAgaaccactacaagaaaatgaGTGTATTGTTACGAAATGTTTTGtcacaataaaaaatatttcgtCACAATATTGACATTGTGACGTATTTGTAACTGTTTGCAAACGGTTGCAATACAATCgtcacaaattttttttggtatcaAAAACGTAACAATTTTGCAACGTATTGAGACCGTAACAAGTCCGACACAAGTCGTGACGATATATGTAAGTGACAAAACAGCCACAATTAGCAACTAATAATCATGTCACAAAACCGTCATTTTTCGCGACCATTACACCGTCTCATTTTCGTAACTCGGTGTGACGAAACATTGGTCTCCAATCGTCACAACTAAGGACTAATACGTAGTCATTAAGAAAGCTGTTTTTGCATCAGTTTGTAGTCTGAAAATTGGAATGGGAACCTTGCCATCAGTTGTTAAGTGTAGATCTTTCCTGTTACAATACTCTTCCAAATCAAGTCGTGATTTGATGCCATCCTTTGTTTTTCCTGGAACATTCAGTAGAGTATTGATGATATTATCGAAAAAATTCTtttctatatgcatcacatcaagATTGTGTCGAAGTTTATGGTTCTTCCAGTAAGGTAACTCCCAAAAAATGCTTtgcttgtgccagttgtgaatGTCACCATAACCCTTTAAGCGCCCATGGTTTCCTCCGCAATCAACTGTTTTTGGCAAACCATTTACCTCGTTCCATATTTCCTCGCCTGTAAGCAACTCAGGTGGATCGTCAGTCACAACCCTCcctcttttaaattttttcctATTGCGCCGATAGCTATGATCTGCTGGTAGAAaacgacgatgacaatcaaaccaacttgtttTTCTGCCATTCTTCAACTGAAATGCATCAGTCTGGTCCATACAATAAGGGCATGCCAATCGACCATGAGTTGTCCATCCAGAAAGCATAGCATAagcaggaaagtcacttattgtccacataagCACAGCTCGTAAGATAAAGTTCTCCTTAGTAGAAATATCATAGGCCTCAATCCCATTAACCCACAGATCCTTTAACTCTTCTATCAGTGGCTGAAGAAATATATCAAGACTTCTCTTAGGATGATTAGGACCAGGGACTAGAATGGTTAGAAACATAAATTCTTGTTTCATGCACATCTCAGGTGGCATATTATACGGAGTCAGAATAACAGGCCATAGCGAAT
This window encodes:
- the LOC103863516 gene encoding protein DJ-1 homolog A — its product is MAPSTKTVLIPIAHGTEPLEAVAMITTLRRGGADVTVASVETQVGVDACHGIKMVADTLLSDITDSIFDLIVLPGGLPGGETLKNCKPLENMVKKQDTDGRLNAAICCAPALALGTWGLLQGKKATGYPVFMEKLASTCATAVESRVQIDGRIVTSRGPGTTIEFSITLVEQLYGKEKADEVSSILLVRPNPGEEYTFTELNKTEWLFEDTPQILVPIAEDSEETEAIALVDILRRAKANVVIAAIGNSLEVVGSCEAKLVADVLLDEVAEKSFDLIVLPGGNGAQRFASCEKLVNMLNKQAEANKPYGGICKSPVYVFEHNGLLKDKKATTHPRVSNELSDQSHIDHRVVVDGNVITSRAPGTAMEFSLAIVEKFYGREKALQLAKATLV
- the LOC103863537 gene encoding uncharacterized protein LOC103863537, translating into MVSDAYADGNQETSFDQNMEQEPNAEAKRFYNILDAAKHPIYDGCKEGLSQLSLAARLMSLKTDYNLPQNCMDSISQMMQEYLPQGNNSMNSYYDIKKLMRSLGLPYQKIDVCQDNCMLFWKDSANLENCLFCKKDRYRPTQKSGQKKVAYNKMFYLPVGDRLKRLYQSNNTARDMRWHAEHTMNGGEMCHPSDGEAWKHFLEVYPEFASESRNIYLGLCTDGFNPFGMSGHNYSLWPVILTPYNMPPEMCMKQEFMFLTILVPGPNHPKRSLDIFLQPLIEELKDLWVNGIEAYDISTKENFILRAVLMWTISDFPAYAMLSGWTTHGRLACPYCMDQTDAFQLKNGRKTSWFDCHRRFLPADHSYRRNRKKFKRGRVVTDDPPELLTGEEIWNEVNGLPKTVDCGGNHGRLKGYGDIHNWHKQSIFWELPYWKNHKLRHNLDVMHIEKNFFDNIINTLLNVPGKTKDGIKSRLDLEEYCNRKDLHLTTDGKVPIPIFRLQTDAKTAFLMTTY